The Nitrospira sp. genome includes a region encoding these proteins:
- a CDS encoding DsrE family protein, translated as MATFIISGSRGTDDPTMATLPLMAAKTAKEQGHDVVLWLWNEAVTLGRKGVADHVIGVNLTPLKDLLAAVQAAGVQIWVCGACAVARQVNAADLVAGASIKGMPDYIKAVAERDRNVMF; from the coding sequence ATGGCGACATTCATTATCTCGGGTAGCCGAGGAACCGACGACCCTACCATGGCAACCTTGCCCTTGATGGCCGCCAAGACAGCAAAAGAGCAAGGACACGATGTGGTGTTGTGGCTCTGGAACGAAGCGGTGACGTTGGGGCGGAAGGGCGTGGCGGATCATGTCATCGGCGTGAATTTGACGCCACTGAAAGATCTGCTTGCCGCAGTCCAGGCGGCTGGTGTGCAGATCTGGGTCTGCGGGGCCTGTGCGGTGGCTCGTCAGGTCAATGCGGCGGATCTGGTGGCTGGTGCTTCTATCAAAGGCATGCCGGACTATATCAAGGCCGTGGCAGAGCGAGATCGGAACGTGATGTTTTGA
- the ppk2 gene encoding polyphosphate kinase 2, which translates to MAASGESSRKSRDRKEQADSEDIDDLVPSAPGTDASELETIPTKVPREGDGYRVPRSTLISQGLGRIGDPGYALTADDLRRVNTRKGFLKLLANKAVDIEEVRKTLLYEQDLRQLQVELVRLQRWIQSNGERIAILVEGRDAAGKGGTIRRFTEHLNPRAMRVVALPKPTDAERGQWYFQRYIHQLPNRGEIVFFDRSWYNRAVVEPVMGFCTKKEHQRFLQQVPEFEHMLYEDGVTIIKFWFSISKDEQARRFEARRQNPLKQWKLSPVDEKAQELWDAYTRCKEEMFSKTHSTFSPWIIVQANDKQAARLESLRYVLNLLPYKGKDEAQIRLTPDPNVITRFHRKMVELDL; encoded by the coding sequence ATGGCAGCGAGTGGAGAATCGTCAAGGAAGTCACGAGATCGCAAGGAGCAAGCGGATTCAGAGGACATCGACGACCTCGTGCCGTCCGCACCCGGTACCGATGCAAGCGAGTTGGAGACGATTCCCACGAAGGTGCCGAGGGAGGGAGACGGGTACCGGGTTCCGCGCAGCACCTTGATCTCTCAGGGGCTCGGACGCATCGGTGACCCAGGCTATGCCTTGACGGCGGATGATCTTCGAAGGGTCAATACAAGAAAAGGGTTTCTGAAACTCCTTGCAAACAAAGCCGTCGATATCGAGGAAGTGCGCAAGACCCTGCTATACGAACAGGACTTACGACAGTTGCAGGTTGAATTGGTCAGGCTGCAGCGATGGATTCAGAGCAACGGGGAGCGCATCGCTATTTTGGTCGAAGGACGGGATGCGGCTGGAAAAGGCGGTACGATCCGACGGTTCACCGAGCATCTGAATCCTCGCGCGATGCGAGTCGTGGCGCTACCGAAGCCGACCGATGCAGAACGGGGCCAGTGGTATTTCCAACGCTATATTCACCAGCTGCCGAACAGAGGTGAAATCGTGTTCTTCGACCGGAGTTGGTACAACCGCGCTGTGGTCGAGCCGGTGATGGGATTCTGTACAAAAAAAGAGCACCAGCGATTTCTTCAGCAGGTTCCGGAATTCGAGCACATGCTCTATGAAGACGGGGTCACCATCATCAAGTTCTGGTTCTCCATCTCCAAGGATGAACAAGCCAGGCGATTTGAAGCGAGGCGGCAGAATCCGCTCAAGCAGTGGAAGCTGAGTCCGGTCGATGAAAAAGCGCAGGAACTGTGGGACGCCTATACCCGTTGCAAAGAGGAAATGTTCAGCAAAACGCACTCGACCTTTAGCCCCTGGATCATCGTGCAAGCGAACGACAAGCAGGCTGCGCGACTGGAAAGCTTGCGGTATGTCCTGAATCTGCTGCCGTACAAAGGAAAGGACGAAGCTCAGATCAGGTTGACACCTGATCCGAACGTCATTACTCGATTCCACCGCAAGATGGTGGAGCTGGATCTCTAA